The sequence TTTTGCAAGTAATTAAACAGGGACTTTAATGCCGATAATTTACGATTAACTGTAATATCCTTATTTTTCAGTTCATACTTAAGAGAGTGGAGGAAACCTTCAATTTCTTGAGCTTTTAATGTTTCCAGATGTGATAAAGGAATATCCTTAATGGCACCTGTATAAAGCTGCTCAGAAATGATCCAGTTAAAAAAGATCTTAAAGTCATGACAATAATTTAATAATGAAGCCGCAGAAAGTTTTCGGCGTTTGTGATCAATATATTCTTCGACATACCAAGGTAATTCCTTGAGAATAGTTTGCAATTTTTTATAATGTTGTTGTTGAGCTTCAGTAGCGATAGAAAACACCCCAAACATGATTTTTTCATACTTCCATTATAATCCTTTGACATTACTTCGTCAAATTATTATTTTACGCAGTAATCTAATAATCATTTAAAGAGGAGATTAACCTCTCCTCTCAAGTTGTGAATTATGATCATTCAAAAAATACCTTAAAATTTATTTGCCTGTAAACGCTGCTGGGTTTCTACCTTCAACAAATGCAGTCATGGCTTCTTTACGATCTTGTGTAGCAAATGCACCGTCATAGCTAGTAGCTTCAATGGTAAGAGCAGATTCCAGATCGACATTAGCGCCAGTATTTACAGCAATTTTCATCATTCTTAATGCTACTGGAGCTTTTTGAGCTAGTTTATCAGCCCAATTTTTTGCTGTTGTTAAAATTTCTTTATGTGGAACAACTTTGTTCACAATTTGCAATTCATAAGCTCTATTGGCATCAATAAATTCTCCAAAATACAATAATTCCTTTGCGATGCCTTGTCCAACTACTTTTTGAATTCGTTGAGTACCACCGCCACCAGGAATAACAGCTAAATTGATTTCAGGAAAAGCAAATTGAGCTTGTGCGGATGCAATTCGCAAATCACATGATAGGGCTAATTCTAAGCCGCCTCCTCTTGCTACTCCATTGATTGCAGCAATTACTGGTTTGTTAAGGTTCTCAATTTTTGAAAACGCTTCTCGGGTGATCTTGGTTAAATCCATCATTCCAACTGTGTCTAAGTCCACCATTTCATTAATATCGGCACCAGCGACAAAGGACTCGTCCCCTGCTCCAGTTAAAACGATAGCATGAACATCTCTATTCTGTTCCAATTCACTAAATAATTGATTTAATTCCAAGTAAACATCTGTATTTAATTTATTTCCAGGCTCATGATCAATGGTTACAACGGCTACTTTGTTCTCAATCTCACAAAGTAAGTATTGATAATTTGTTGTTTTTGTTAAATGATTTGACATGATAATCCCTCTCCCTTTTGTGAATATAATAATTATTTAGAAATTACATACTTATCATAACAATGTTGAATCCATTTCGTAAATAAATTAGTATTTCCCTTTCCTATTTTCATTGGTCTAAAACGTTGGGTCACTCAATATCTTATAAAAAGTTCATTATTATCTTCAAATATGACTTTGCTTTGCCATTTAACAATGGAATAAAGGAGTGACCAATCGTGGTTTTTGTACATTTTTTAGAAAACAATACAAAAGTATTAACCCAATTATTACAAACCGTTCCCTCCGTTGATGAGAGTATTAAAATAAAGGGTCGAAAGGGCAAAGTAACTAAAGTGGAACCTATCACGGAAAGTGTTATTCATGTCCATGTGCTTTATGATCCAATCATTAAAAAGCAGCCATTGGCAGATACTAAAAAGAAAAAAAGATAAAAAAAGAAACTCTCCTTTGAGTTTCTTTTTTTAAGTTATACTATTGCTTTTTTGATTTTAATTGTTTTTTAATAAACTGGTCCCGTTCTCCCCCATCTGATAACTCTTCAGAAAAAGCATGCTCCTCTCCTTCTTTGTTTCCTATCAAATTTGAGGTTTTGATCGTCTCTGCAGAAAGATTATTATTTGGTGCAGCTTGTTTATTCCAATCACCCATTCCTAATTTTCAACTCCCTATTAATAATAATTATCAGGCTTAACTGCCGGGTAGGACCCCGCTCCTAGACTCTAAGAAGTAGGTCGGGGATCTGCTCATAAAGATCCGAAAGTTGAACACAGACTAAGTACACTACGGAATCGTCGGCATGACTAGCATGTTATAGCCTAAGGCTTTCCATTAAGATAAAAGAAGCCACTACTAATGGTAGCTTCACTTTATTCCGCTGGTGATGCTTCTACCGCAATTTGATAAGCATCTAAAATGGATTCCTTCTCTATTTGTTCAGAAATTTGAACGAGTTGCTGACCTGTCTCATCCTCAATTACCATCATTAAGGTCGTTTGATCACCAGATCTTAATAAAGCATAAGATTTTCCTTCCATTTCAAACAGGGCCTCCACCTCAAAAGAAAGTTGCTCCCCGTTTTCATCTTCAATTGTTATCAGATCACGAAGCGAATCACTTTGCATCAAACTCTCCCTTTCGAAATTAAAATGATTTTTATGACATTAGATTTCCCAGTATGGTCTCTTACCATTCTTTTAGTTAGTCTTTATACTGTTTCTATATATGATGTCTTTTTTTCGGATT is a genomic window of Niallia sp. XMNu-256 containing:
- a CDS encoding enoyl-CoA hydratase-related protein gives rise to the protein MSNHLTKTTNYQYLLCEIENKVAVVTIDHEPGNKLNTDVYLELNQLFSELEQNRDVHAIVLTGAGDESFVAGADINEMVDLDTVGMMDLTKITREAFSKIENLNKPVIAAINGVARGGGLELALSCDLRIASAQAQFAFPEINLAVIPGGGGTQRIQKVVGQGIAKELLYFGEFIDANRAYELQIVNKVVPHKEILTTAKNWADKLAQKAPVALRMMKIAVNTGANVDLESALTIEATSYDGAFATQDRKEAMTAFVEGRNPAAFTGK
- a CDS encoding DUF1292 domain-containing protein → MQSDSLRDLITIEDENGEQLSFEVEALFEMEGKSYALLRSGDQTTLMMVIEDETGQQLVQISEQIEKESILDAYQIAVEASPAE